Proteins encoded in a region of the Vanessa atalanta chromosome 23, ilVanAtal1.2, whole genome shotgun sequence genome:
- the LOC125072966 gene encoding uncharacterized protein LOC125072966 codes for MYRKIIITFALLEVAFASFLDGDFKLLDGVKLVAVRDSNSIEDGRSFGNKPLYRIAKFLQNHELHVKLPNLIEKDKISQIFSESMKIIDDSNKENSATGRGKGDGGASSLALLGLMFAKTIGAAGIGGLGLLTMKALAVSALALMLSAIVGIKKLTSHDDHDDHQVIYAGHHGHHRRRRDINTPLPYQGWTEYQN; via the exons ATGTatcgaaaaattattataaccttCGCCCTGTTAGAGGTGGCGTTCGCCTCCTTTCTCGATGGCGATTTCAAGCTGCTTGATGGTGTTAAACTTGTAGCCGTACGGGATTCAAACAGCATAGAAGATGGGCGGTCGTTCGGAAACAAGCCGCTTTATAGAATAGCCAAGTTCCTCCAGAATCACGAGTTGCATGTTAAGTTGCCGAATTTAATCGAAAAAGACAAGATCAGTCAGATCTTCTCGGAATCGATGAAAATTATCGACGATTCGAATAAGGAAAATAGtg CAACCGGACGAGGTAAGGGCGATGGTGGAGCTAGTTCCTTGGCATTACTAGGCCTCATGTTCGCGAAAACGATTGGTGCTGCTGGTATAGGAGGTCTCGGTCTATTGACTATGAAG gcATTAGCGGTATCAGCCCTCGCTTTGATGCTGTCAGCGATCGTTGGAATCAAGAAGCTTACCTCACATGATGACCACGACGATCATCAGGTCATATATGCTGGTCATCACGGTCACCACAGACGACGGCGAGACATCAACACCCCACTACCGTACCAGGGCTGGACGGAATACcagaattag